The Myxococcales bacterium genome has a window encoding:
- a CDS encoding peptide MFS transporter, which translates to MEATKKHPRGLYVLFFTEAGERNSYYGNRALLVLYMLFLFQASPEQLWGFSAIKGFLEFIFGPLGNQALSSQIYGLYSGFCYLTPVFGGMIADRWLGQRKSVLVGGVMMAIGHLVIAMQTTFFLGILLLILGNGMFKPNISTQVGALYPNPDDPRRDKAFGIFYMGINLGAMLAPVVCGTLGQKIAWHWGFIAASAVMVLSLIIYLWGQKDLAPDNVMKTKAAGGGPVEPLTRNDWSRIIALCVLCALNIPFWAIYEQQGNTMQIWADQQTVWPSIFGWTIPSTWFQLFNPLMIIAGIPLVNILWDRQNRRGKEPSTVAKMAIGCFLLGSSYIIMAVGANLLGDAKGSIFWLFSTTLFLTLGEIYLSPTGLSLVTKIAPARLISFMMGMWFLSSFFGNYLCGFIGSYYERMPRTNFFIMLTAIGLLSGFGIMAFSKPLKKAMASENPPAA; encoded by the coding sequence ATGGAAGCAACGAAAAAACACCCGCGTGGCCTATACGTCCTGTTCTTCACCGAGGCCGGCGAGCGCAATTCCTACTACGGCAACCGCGCGCTGTTGGTCTTGTACATGCTGTTCCTCTTCCAGGCGTCGCCCGAACAGCTTTGGGGGTTTTCGGCGATCAAGGGCTTTCTGGAATTCATCTTCGGCCCGTTGGGCAACCAGGCATTGTCGTCGCAAATTTACGGGTTGTATTCCGGCTTCTGCTACCTGACGCCGGTTTTCGGCGGCATGATCGCTGATCGCTGGCTGGGGCAGCGCAAGTCGGTGCTCGTCGGCGGCGTGATGATGGCGATCGGGCATCTGGTCATTGCGATGCAGACCACGTTCTTCCTGGGCATTCTGCTGCTCATTCTCGGCAATGGCATGTTCAAACCGAACATCTCGACCCAGGTCGGTGCGTTGTATCCGAACCCGGACGATCCTCGGCGCGACAAGGCCTTCGGCATCTTCTACATGGGCATCAACCTGGGCGCCATGCTGGCCCCGGTCGTCTGCGGCACCCTGGGACAGAAAATCGCCTGGCATTGGGGCTTCATCGCGGCTTCGGCCGTCATGGTGCTGAGCCTGATCATCTACCTCTGGGGCCAAAAAGACCTGGCGCCGGACAACGTCATGAAAACCAAGGCCGCCGGCGGCGGTCCCGTCGAGCCGCTGACCCGCAACGACTGGTCGCGCATCATCGCGCTGTGCGTCCTGTGCGCGCTCAATATCCCCTTCTGGGCGATCTATGAGCAGCAAGGCAATACGATGCAAATCTGGGCCGATCAGCAAACGGTTTGGCCGAGCATCTTCGGCTGGACGATTCCCTCGACCTGGTTCCAGTTGTTCAACCCGCTGATGATCATCGCCGGCATCCCACTGGTAAACATCCTTTGGGATCGCCAGAACCGCCGCGGCAAAGAGCCCTCCACCGTCGCCAAGATGGCGATCGGCTGCTTCCTGCTCGGCTCGTCCTACATCATCATGGCCGTGGGCGCGAACCTGCTGGGCGACGCCAAAGGCAGTATTTTCTGGCTGTTTTCCACGACCCTCTTCCTGACGCTCGGCGAAATTTACCTGTCGCCGACCGGCCTGTCGCTGGTGACGAAAATCGCCCCGGCCCGGCTCATTTCCTTCATGATGGGCATGTGGTTCCTCAGTTCGTTCTTCGGGAACTACCTGTGCGGGTTCATCGGTTCGTACTACGAGCGGATGCCGCGGACGAACTTCTTCATCATGCTGACGGCGATCGGCCTGCTCTCGGGCTTCGGCATCATGGCCTTCTCCAAGCCACTGAAGAAAGCGATGGCGTCGGAGAATCCGCCGGCGGCGTAA
- a CDS encoding DUF3795 domain-containing protein, translated as MTEFQYASYCGLYCGSCDMLQAHQRALAKGVTATWDGINFPLKDRMAAAPVICYGCKTDVVFRGCSFCPIRKCARKMANIETCLDCRRYPCFRYKLVDLVRWIAGMNRKLPHLTEIPRNLPVIREKGLAVWLEEQKKLWTCPDCGASFSWYQRECHGCGRDVRALKRFQF; from the coding sequence ATGACCGAGTTCCAGTACGCCTCATATTGCGGCCTCTATTGCGGCTCCTGTGACATGTTACAAGCTCATCAACGGGCGTTGGCGAAAGGCGTCACGGCGACCTGGGACGGCATTAATTTCCCTTTGAAAGACCGGATGGCCGCGGCGCCGGTCATTTGTTATGGCTGTAAAACCGACGTTGTTTTCAGAGGTTGCAGCTTTTGCCCGATCCGAAAATGCGCCCGAAAAATGGCGAACATCGAGACTTGTCTCGATTGCCGCCGCTACCCGTGTTTTCGGTACAAGCTGGTCGATCTGGTCCGTTGGATCGCTGGTATGAACCGCAAACTGCCGCACCTGACGGAAATTCCGCGCAATTTGCCGGTGATTCGCGAAAAAGGCCTGGCCGTCTGGTTGGAAGAACAAAAGAAATTGTGGACGTGCCCGGACTGTGGCGCATCCTTTTCCTGGTATCAACGCGAATGCCACGGCTGCGGCCGCGACGTGCGCGCCTTGAAACGATTTCAATTTTAA
- a CDS encoding toxin-antitoxin system YwqK family antitoxin produces the protein MSNRSKIETSFHENGQKQSEGEYKNGKQNGHWIGWYANGRKSKEGEFTNGKQEGHWTSWYENGQKKSEGEFKNGKQVGLWTSWYENGQKKKEGELKNGQLEGPQTIWFESGRKKAEVEFHKGEPVREIYP, from the coding sequence ATGTCGAACCGGAGCAAGATCGAGACATCCTTCCACGAGAACGGCCAAAAGCAAAGCGAAGGCGAATACAAAAATGGGAAACAGAACGGCCATTGGATCGGTTGGTACGCCAACGGCCGGAAGTCGAAAGAAGGCGAATTCACGAACGGCAAACAGGAGGGGCACTGGACCTCGTGGTACGAGAACGGCCAGAAGAAAAGCGAGGGCGAGTTTAAAAACGGCAAGCAGGTCGGACTTTGGACCTCGTGGTACGAAAACGGCCAGAAGAAAAAAGAAGGCGAATTGAAGAACGGCCAATTAGAAGGCCCGCAAACCATCTGGTTCGAAAGCGGACGAAAAAAAGCCGAGGTCGAATTCCACAAGGGCGAACCGGTTCGTGAGATCTATCCTTGA